A genomic segment from Streptomyces sp. NBC_01233 encodes:
- a CDS encoding MFS transporter, with protein MTATRGPDLSEGEKPLLTTVAIIASCLAFVVIGALQALYGPAIPALRDEYGISPAVAGLSLSAHFVGALLGVLVYHVLRSRLSNRVLLGGSYLLMAVGTAVFAFSPNWALALAGTSVIGLGFGGIDYGLNQLFAVGFGHRSTAMLNLLNGHFGIGAIAGPALVGWLGADSYPQIFVGTGVISLLILFTLGGVAAREPAPAPVGGASADGGRVLPIIGVFIGIYVLHVAIETGVGGWEPTHLEAVGYGAATAATATSAYWAAMTIGRFVAAPISLRWSAQSILLVCCVGMAGFLLLATVPALAPYAYFGVGLMIAPIFPTCLPWLNRAVPGVAAAGAYVIAASMIGGVAFPPLLGAVIDAMEVKTVPLLLFLLAVVCGVLSLWLRRNAPDPAGAPGPRDPARTDSVTTL; from the coding sequence ATGACCGCCACCAGGGGGCCCGATCTGTCAGAAGGGGAGAAACCCCTCCTCACCACCGTCGCGATCATCGCCTCGTGCCTGGCGTTCGTGGTGATCGGCGCACTCCAGGCGCTCTACGGTCCGGCGATCCCGGCCCTGCGCGACGAGTACGGCATCAGCCCGGCCGTGGCCGGGCTGAGCCTCAGCGCGCACTTCGTCGGCGCCCTCCTCGGGGTGCTCGTCTACCACGTCCTGCGGAGCCGCCTGAGCAACCGGGTGCTGCTCGGCGGCTCCTACCTGCTCATGGCCGTCGGCACGGCCGTGTTCGCCTTCTCCCCGAACTGGGCCCTCGCCCTCGCCGGCACGTCCGTCATCGGTCTGGGCTTCGGCGGCATCGATTACGGTCTCAACCAGCTCTTCGCCGTCGGCTTCGGGCACCGCAGCACCGCCATGCTCAACCTGCTGAACGGGCACTTCGGCATCGGCGCGATCGCCGGCCCCGCCCTGGTCGGCTGGCTCGGGGCGGACAGCTACCCGCAGATCTTCGTCGGCACAGGCGTGATCAGCCTGCTGATCCTCTTCACTCTCGGCGGGGTGGCCGCCCGGGAGCCCGCTCCCGCCCCCGTGGGGGGCGCCTCGGCAGACGGCGGCCGGGTGCTTCCGATCATCGGGGTGTTCATCGGGATCTACGTCCTGCACGTCGCCATCGAGACCGGCGTCGGCGGCTGGGAGCCCACCCACCTCGAAGCCGTCGGATACGGCGCCGCCACCGCCGCGACCGCGACCTCCGCCTACTGGGCCGCCATGACCATCGGCCGGTTCGTCGCCGCGCCGATCAGCCTGCGCTGGTCCGCGCAGTCGATCCTCCTCGTCTGCTGCGTCGGCATGGCCGGCTTCCTCCTGCTGGCGACGGTCCCGGCTCTCGCCCCGTACGCGTACTTCGGCGTCGGCCTGATGATCGCGCCGATCTTCCCGACCTGTCTGCCCTGGCTGAACCGTGCGGTGCCCGGGGTGGCCGCCGCCGGCGCCTATGTGATCGCCGCCTCGATGATCGGCGGGGTGGCGTTCCCGCCCCTCCTGGGTGCCGTCATCGACGCGATGGAGGTCAAGACGGTGCCGCTGCTGCTGTTCCTGCTCGCCGTCGTCTGCGGCGTGCTGAGCCTGTGGCTGCGCCGCAACGCCCCCGACCCCGCCGGCGCGCCCGGGCCGCGCGACCCCGCGCGTACGGACTCCGTCACCACACTCTGA
- a CDS encoding MarR family winged helix-turn-helix transcriptional regulator, translating to MTRDEVDDELPTLEQARWQVERYGLQADLQAVLVAVRLISAGARVGRAAEAHFARFGLSTGRYRLLADLEAHGGEKSPSRLAADLDVSRATVTGLLDGLEREGLIARRPSAEDGRGTVAILTARGAQRLRDLAPEHFGRLEAMVGGLSVEERAVFLDLLARVVRGSTALSTD from the coding sequence ATGACGAGGGACGAGGTCGACGACGAGCTGCCCACTCTGGAGCAGGCGAGGTGGCAGGTCGAGCGCTACGGCCTGCAGGCCGATCTCCAGGCGGTACTGGTCGCGGTGCGGCTGATCTCCGCCGGCGCGAGGGTGGGGCGGGCGGCCGAGGCGCACTTCGCCAGGTTCGGCCTGTCGACGGGTCGCTACCGCCTGCTCGCCGACCTCGAAGCCCACGGCGGGGAGAAGTCGCCTTCGCGTCTCGCGGCCGACCTCGACGTCTCCAGGGCCACGGTGACCGGTCTGCTGGACGGCCTCGAGCGCGAAGGCCTGATCGCCCGGCGCCCGTCCGCGGAGGACGGCCGCGGCACGGTGGCCATCCTCACGGCGCGCGGTGCGCAGCGCCTGCGCGACCTGGCGCCCGAGCATTTCGGGCGGCTGGAGGCGATGGTGGGCGGGCTCTCCGTCGAGGAGCGCGCGGTGTTCCTCGATCTGCTCGCCCGTGTGGTGCGGGGCAGTACGGCCTTGAGCACCGACTGA
- a CDS encoding HAD family hydrolase codes for MKAVLFDMFGVIARVPSPESMAVLERTAGGDPDQFWAAYWSQRPPYDRGEVTGPGYWRAVCAQLGIRCDRRLTDELTAADLAGWSETDHRTVDLLGLLADRGIVLGLLSNIPEDLAVLYEATHPWLERFAVRGLSCRIGSAKPEPAAYEWCIRELGLPPQEILFVDDRSENVHAACRLGLQGHVFTSPEVLRDVLEAA; via the coding sequence ATGAAAGCCGTCCTCTTCGACATGTTCGGTGTCATCGCGCGTGTCCCGTCGCCCGAGTCCATGGCCGTCCTGGAACGCACGGCCGGCGGCGACCCAGACCAGTTCTGGGCGGCGTACTGGTCACAGCGGCCCCCCTACGACCGCGGCGAGGTCACGGGGCCCGGCTACTGGCGAGCGGTCTGCGCACAACTGGGCATCCGGTGCGACCGGCGGCTGACCGATGAACTGACCGCCGCCGACCTCGCCGGCTGGAGCGAGACCGACCACCGCACCGTGGACCTGCTCGGCCTCCTCGCCGACAGGGGAATCGTGCTCGGCCTCCTCTCCAACATCCCCGAGGACCTCGCCGTCCTGTACGAGGCCACCCATCCGTGGCTGGAGCGGTTCGCGGTCCGCGGACTGTCCTGCCGGATCGGCAGCGCCAAGCCCGAGCCCGCCGCCTACGAGTGGTGCATCCGCGAGCTCGGACTGCCGCCCCAGGAGATCCTGTTCGTCGACGACCGGTCCGAGAACGTGCACGCGGCCTGCCGACTGGGCCTACAGGGACATGTGTTCACCTCGCCCGAAGTGCTGCGGGACGTGCTCGAGGCGGCGTAG
- a CDS encoding transposase, with protein sequence MRDRLGEVFADEPFVEAFGVRGAPGLSPGVLSLVTVLQFAENLTDRQAAVMAVRAIDWKYALGVELEDPGFDFSVLSKFRARLVEHDMERVVFEKLLEHCREAGLVAAGGKQRTDATHVISAVRDLNRLELAGESVRAALEALAAAAPSWLASVVDVPELAHRYGQRIEGWTLPASKTKRERLALVFGQDALALCRAVWAPGAPGWLREIEPVALLRQVLVQTYVISTDTRGREVVRKREADTDGVPPGHLRLASPYDADARWAAKGEDLFWLGYKVHLTETCDTPAEAEAEAEAEAEAEAEAEAEAEAEAEAEAEAEAGAVGRQEPVRAVNLITDVLTTVATVPDVKATATVQAALTARGLKPAEHYLDSGYPSADLITQAAGQGIIMVTPVLLDHSPQAKAAAGYDKNAFGIDWKTRQATCPEGRTSTGWHPVKQHGRDAIVVEFARSDCRECPVLKLCTRSRRGNRMLTLYPEHLHAALTTARAEQKSRTWKDKYALRSGIEGTINQALDLTGLRRARYRGLPKVRLQHTFSATAINIVRLDAHWTTTDTPPRTGRLARLGYQLTA encoded by the coding sequence GTGCGGGATCGGCTCGGTGAGGTGTTCGCGGACGAGCCGTTCGTCGAGGCGTTCGGGGTTCGTGGGGCCCCGGGATTGTCGCCGGGGGTGTTGTCGCTGGTCACGGTCTTGCAGTTCGCGGAGAACCTGACCGACCGGCAGGCCGCGGTGATGGCGGTGCGGGCGATCGACTGGAAGTACGCGCTCGGGGTGGAGCTGGAGGATCCGGGGTTCGACTTCAGCGTGCTGTCGAAGTTCCGGGCCCGGCTGGTCGAGCATGACATGGAGCGGGTGGTCTTCGAGAAGTTGCTGGAGCACTGCCGGGAGGCGGGGCTGGTGGCGGCGGGCGGGAAGCAGCGCACGGACGCGACCCATGTGATCAGCGCGGTGCGGGACCTGAACCGGCTGGAGCTGGCCGGGGAGAGCGTGCGGGCCGCGCTGGAAGCCCTCGCGGCGGCCGCGCCGTCCTGGCTGGCCAGCGTGGTAGACGTGCCCGAACTCGCCCACCGCTACGGGCAGCGGATTGAGGGCTGGACGCTTCCGGCCTCGAAGACGAAGCGGGAGCGGCTCGCGCTGGTCTTCGGGCAGGATGCGCTGGCCCTGTGCCGGGCGGTCTGGGCACCGGGGGCGCCCGGGTGGCTGCGGGAGATCGAGCCGGTCGCCCTGCTGCGGCAGGTCCTGGTCCAGACGTACGTGATCAGCACCGATACGCGCGGGCGGGAGGTGGTCAGGAAGCGGGAGGCCGACACGGACGGCGTTCCGCCCGGTCATCTCCGCCTCGCCTCGCCCTATGACGCCGACGCGCGCTGGGCGGCCAAGGGCGAGGATCTGTTCTGGCTGGGCTACAAGGTCCACCTCACCGAGACCTGCGACACTCCCGCCGAAGCCGAAGCCGAAGCCGAAGCCGAAGCCGAAGCCGAAGCCGAAGCCGAAGCCGAAGCCGAAGCCGAAGCCGAAGCCGAAGCCGAAGCCGAAGCCGGGGCGGTGGGGAGGCAGGAGCCGGTCCGGGCGGTGAACCTGATCACGGATGTGCTGACCACGGTGGCCACCGTCCCGGACGTGAAGGCGACCGCCACCGTCCAGGCCGCGCTCACCGCCCGCGGCCTGAAGCCGGCCGAGCACTACCTCGACTCCGGTTACCCCTCGGCCGACCTGATCACCCAGGCCGCAGGGCAGGGCATCATCATGGTCACCCCCGTGCTCCTGGACCACTCGCCCCAGGCCAAGGCGGCCGCCGGCTATGACAAGAACGCCTTCGGCATCGACTGGAAGACACGCCAGGCCACCTGCCCCGAAGGCCGCACCAGCACCGGGTGGCACCCGGTGAAACAGCACGGACGCGACGCCATCGTCGTCGAGTTCGCCCGCTCCGACTGCCGCGAGTGCCCCGTCTTGAAGCTGTGCACCCGGTCCCGGCGCGGCAACCGGATGCTCACCCTCTACCCCGAACACCTCCACGCTGCCCTGACCACGGCCCGCGCCGAGCAGAAGTCCCGGACCTGGAAGGACAAGTACGCCCTGCGCTCGGGCATCGAGGGAACCATCAACCAGGCCCTCGACCTCACTGGCCTGCGCAGGGCCCGCTACCGCGGCCTCCCGAAGGTCCGCCTCCAACACACGTTCTCCGCCACCGCGATCAACATCGTCCGCCTCGACGCCCACTGGACCACCACGGACACCCCACCCCGAACCGGCCGCCTCGCTCGCCTCGGCTACCAGCTCACAGCCTGA
- a CDS encoding DeoR/GlpR family DNA-binding transcription regulator, translating to MNVMERHKFVVGLLMQQNRATVAELAQATGASEMTIRRDLEVLESRGALRRVRGGAVSSLPGGVEPPYAIRAMSGAQAKERLARAVVELLTDGETVALDTGTTAVAVAKAMSDRQFTVAPLSLHAAFALSAHPGIRLVMPGGQVRPEELSFYGHAPVQTFKDLCFDTFILGCCGVDPVQGATAYNLEDVQVKRAAVASAQRVILVATADKIGRAALGRICSMEEIALVVTDAPADSPAVEALREQGVEVVHPADD from the coding sequence ATGAACGTGATGGAGAGGCACAAGTTCGTCGTGGGACTGCTGATGCAGCAGAACCGCGCGACGGTGGCCGAGCTGGCCCAGGCCACCGGGGCATCCGAGATGACCATCCGCCGCGACCTGGAGGTACTGGAGTCCCGGGGAGCGCTGCGCCGGGTGCGCGGCGGCGCCGTGAGCAGCCTGCCCGGCGGCGTCGAGCCCCCCTACGCGATCCGGGCCATGTCCGGAGCGCAGGCCAAGGAGCGGCTCGCGCGCGCCGTCGTCGAACTGCTCACCGACGGCGAGACCGTCGCGCTGGACACGGGCACGACAGCTGTCGCCGTCGCCAAGGCCATGTCGGACCGCCAGTTCACCGTCGCACCCCTCTCACTGCACGCGGCCTTCGCCCTGTCCGCGCACCCCGGCATCCGGCTGGTGATGCCCGGCGGGCAGGTGCGCCCCGAGGAGCTGTCCTTCTACGGCCACGCACCTGTGCAGACCTTCAAGGACCTGTGCTTCGACACGTTCATCCTGGGCTGCTGCGGGGTGGACCCCGTCCAGGGCGCCACCGCCTACAACCTCGAAGACGTACAGGTGAAGCGGGCAGCGGTCGCCTCGGCCCAGCGCGTGATCCTCGTCGCGACCGCCGACAAGATCGGCCGTGCGGCACTGGGCCGCATCTGCTCCATGGAGGAGATCGCCCTCGTCGTCACGGACGCCCCCGCGGACTCCCCCGCGGTCGAAGCGCTCCGTGAGCAGGGCGTCGAGGTGGTCCACCCGGCAGACGACTGA